The following are encoded in a window of Pecten maximus chromosome 17, xPecMax1.1, whole genome shotgun sequence genomic DNA:
- the LOC117315511 gene encoding potassium voltage-gated channel protein Shaw-like — protein sequence MDPVVNSPEACNSTMSDQVHFNVGGTRFSTTWATLQRIPNSKLGRLQEGGKEIQQEHGEFFFDRNPAVFGCVLDFYRNGVLHLPETVCGRQIREELGFWDISAGLVSSCCWRVMYKDSGVDKTMAFLDTEMPLFPNGMQLIQKAEKMSSTIWNLLEYPSSSLVAKGYMLFYFVCVLLSVIPDMVDIGILHILNLANLVFLLDILIRFIMSPNKVQFIFSVINILDIIALMACIVTLIVSLVDIVFGIRLPLILLQIFGIFQMFKYIRFIRVFKASRTFALLLLAVFKSKRALLLYVSVMMVNCVFYGIIFRWFETKGEDRQNVDVAISIYWALISMTTVGYGDIYPVTTGGKVIGVLCAISGVILFTLPISVIYQNYKTLYSRNRDRENHAIDLDRYRPTLVPFYQPTQSL from the exons ATGGATCCGGTCGTCAATAGTCCAGAG GCGTGTAACAGCACGATGTCCGACCAGGTCCATTTTAACGTTGGCGGGACGAGATTCTCTACAACCTGGGCCACCCTTCAAAGAATCCCTAATTCCAAACTTGGCCGACTACAGGAAGGTGGCAAGGAGATACAACAGGAGCACGGAGAGTTCTTCTTTGACAGGAACCCTGCTGTATTTGGCTGCGTGTTAGATTTCTACAGAAATGGTGTCCTGCATCTGCCGGAAACTGTTTGTGGACGACAGATTCGAGAGGAATTAGGATTCTGGGATATATCAGCTGGCCTCGTTTCCAGTTGTTGTTGGCGGGTTATGTACAAGGATAGCGGTGTAGACAAGACAATGGCGTTTCTAGACACGGAGATGCCCCTCTTTCCTAACGGCATGCAGCTGATTCAGAAAGCTGAGAAGATGTCTTCCACGATTTGGAACCTCCTGGAATACCCCTCGTCATCGCTGGTGGCTAAG GGGTACATGCTGTTCTACTTCGTTTGTGTCCTGTTGTCAGTAATCCCTGACATGGTGGATATTGGAATCTTACACATCCTCAATCTTGCCAATTTGGTGTTTCTTCTGGACATCCTGATCCGCTTCATCATGTCGCCAAACAAAGTACAATTCATCTTCAGCGTCATCAACATTCTGGATATAATCGCCCTGATGGCCTGCATCGTGACCCTGATAGTAAGCCTTGTGGATATTGTATTCGGAATAAGACTGCCGTTGATATTACTCCAGATATTCGGAATATTTCAGATGTTTAAGTACATCCGCTTTATTCGCGTCTTCAAGGCCAGTCGCACCTTCGCTCTACTCCTCTTGGCGGTTTTTAAGAGTAAGCGGGCGTTATTGCTTTATGTCTCGGTCATGATGGTTAATTGTGTGTTTTATGGTATCATCTTCCGCTGGTTTGAAACTAAAGGTGAGGACAGACAGAATGTTGATGTTGCAATATCTATATACTGGGCTTTGATCTCAATGACAACCGTTGGCTACGGAGATATTTACCCGGTTACTACCGGGGGGAAGGTCATTGGCGTCCTCTGTGCGATCAGTGGAGTAATCCTATTTACATTACCTATCTCAGTTATTTACCAAAACTATAAAACGCTGTACTCTCGTAACCGTGATCGCGAAAATCACGCGATTGACCTTGACCGGTATCGACCGACTTTAGTGCCGTTTTACCAGCCAACGCAAAGTCTTTGA